In Nitrospirota bacterium, the following are encoded in one genomic region:
- the nusA gene encoding transcription termination factor NusA: MTKELCFVIDQISREKGIPRDALLKVLEAALLSAARKRFGDRSNINLRIDPKTCAIHAFEAKRVVEQVADKNEEISLDEAGAVAPGSVLGDTVEIPVPLPDFGRIAAQTAKQVIFQRVREAERDIIFEEFKDKAGQIVSGTVLRKEKNLYYVSLGKTEAVLPQRETLPNETLKRGDLVKAYLSEVRQTAKGPMIMLSRTDPNFVIGLFKMEVPEINDGVVIIKSIAREPGERTKIAVFSKDNSVDAVGACVGMKGTRVQSIVRELRGERIDIIPWSDDPRIFIARALTPAAVDRVGVNEDEKTAMVIADDQQLSLAIGKRGQNIKLATKLTGWEIEILSESEYSKIKMEETERSLDKALSETRQSQSDES, translated from the coding sequence ATGACCAAAGAGCTTTGTTTCGTGATAGATCAGATCAGCAGGGAGAAGGGCATCCCCCGGGATGCCTTGCTGAAGGTGCTCGAAGCGGCGCTCCTCTCGGCTGCGCGCAAGCGCTTCGGCGACCGGAGCAATATCAATCTCCGCATCGACCCCAAGACCTGCGCCATTCATGCCTTTGAGGCGAAGCGGGTGGTCGAGCAGGTTGCCGATAAGAACGAGGAGATATCGCTCGACGAGGCCGGCGCCGTAGCTCCCGGCAGCGTTCTCGGCGACACGGTCGAGATACCGGTGCCGCTCCCCGACTTCGGCAGGATCGCGGCGCAGACCGCGAAGCAGGTGATCTTCCAGCGGGTCAGGGAAGCGGAGCGGGACATTATATTCGAGGAGTTCAAGGACAAAGCGGGCCAGATCGTGAGCGGGACGGTGCTCAGGAAAGAGAAGAACCTCTATTACGTCAGCCTCGGCAAGACCGAGGCAGTGCTCCCGCAGCGCGAAACGCTTCCCAACGAGACGCTGAAGCGCGGCGATCTCGTCAAGGCCTACCTCTCAGAGGTGCGGCAGACCGCGAAAGGCCCGATGATCATGCTCTCCCGTACGGATCCGAATTTCGTGATCGGGCTCTTCAAGATGGAGGTCCCCGAGATCAACGACGGCGTCGTCATCATCAAGAGCATCGCGCGCGAGCCGGGCGAGCGGACGAAGATCGCCGTCTTCTCGAAGGACAACTCCGTCGATGCCGTCGGCGCCTGTGTCGGCATGAAGGGGACGAGGGTGCAGTCGATCGTGAGAGAGCTCAGGGGAGAACGGATCGACATCATCCCCTGGAGCGACGACCCCCGCATCTTCATCGCCAGGGCCCTCACCCCGGCGGCGGTCGACCGGGTCGGCGTCAACGAGGACGAGAAGACGGCCATGGTCATCGCCGACGACCAGCAGCTCTCCCTCGCCATCGGCAAGCGGGGCCAGAACATTAAGCTCGCCACGAAACTGACGGGCTGGGAGATAGAGATCCTCAGCGAGTCGGAATACTCGAAGATAAAGATGGAAGAAACGGAACGGTCGCTCGACAAGGCGCTCTCTGAAACACGACAGTCTCAAAGCGATGAGTCATGA